The Sulfuricurvum sp. IAE1 DNA segment TCCTCCGGGGATCGCTTTTTCTTGCTGAATACGTTTTTCTGCGGCTTCGTTCACGGTGTCGGGCACAGAGATGTAGCGCTCTTTTCCCGTTTGTGCATCCGGCTGATGCGGTGGAAGACTTGAGGGTTCGGGAACACCGCCCCATACTGCGGCGACCGATGCTGCCGTCATTATCAACGTTCTCATTTGGAAATCTTGATGATGATGTAACGGCCCTCTTTTTCGATGAAATCGAAACGGACGGCTTCTTCTTTTGTAAACGAACGCTCTGTTACGCTTTCTGAAAATTCGAATTTCATGTTCATTGCAGGCCATTTGAGCGCGGGAACCGGATCATGAAATATACGTACCGACTCACCGTTTTCGGAAATCGATTTGATCTTGCCAGATGCCGAATAAATCTGCTGAACGGACGATTCTTCCGAATGGTCATGCTGATGGACTTCATCCCCCATCCCCATCAATTCCAATGAGGCGGCAGAGAGGGCCAATGCTATCAAAACG contains these protein-coding regions:
- a CDS encoding copper-binding protein — protein: MKSVLIALALSAASLELMGMGDEVHQHDHSEESSVQQIYSASGKIKSISENGESVRIFHDPVPALKWPAMNMKFEFSESVTERSFTKEEAVRFDFIEKEGRYIIIKISK